A window of the Streptomyces finlayi genome harbors these coding sequences:
- a CDS encoding MFS transporter → MRKAPGRTPAGTRRAALGVLAGACGLFSLLQLGVATLLPQIQHAFGVSGTDAAWIVSGHLLVGCVATPVVGRLGDLYGRRVVLVAVLAVVAVAAVVAAAAQSFTVLLVARLVQGVAAGLFPLAIGLLREGFPGRSLAGPSGVLSAAFGTGGGIGILLVGVFGDGAAAFRGLFVTAGVLAVVLLLAGLAVLPETPRRAGTRVDIPGLLLLSAVSACLLLALSQYGREGIGSATGALLLLAGAAGCVLLVQVERRSAQPAIDTRLLGRRPIWTLNVVSLLTGLVMFQTGILAPVLADAPRSTGYGLSADGALTVLVMLPMQVAAVTGGLLSGWLRQSGRMTARAVMITSTVLFAASPAVFGLMTGTAAGLALGTALTGLGTGLLGGAMAELLTLASPSGSTGVTVGINSVLRNLGGSFGVQVSFMVLAVTTSTGGYPAVSSYTAVFVGATVLAAAGIAAALAFPRTAGQPEAEGPISSGQVTRPIRPTT, encoded by the coding sequence GTGAGGAAGGCTCCGGGCCGCACGCCGGCCGGCACCCGGCGTGCGGCCCTGGGCGTGCTCGCGGGGGCCTGCGGGCTCTTCTCCCTGCTCCAGCTCGGTGTCGCCACCCTGCTGCCGCAGATCCAGCACGCCTTCGGGGTCTCCGGCACCGACGCGGCGTGGATCGTCTCCGGCCATCTGCTGGTCGGCTGTGTCGCCACCCCGGTGGTGGGGCGCCTGGGCGACCTCTACGGCCGCCGGGTGGTGCTCGTCGCCGTGCTCGCCGTCGTGGCGGTGGCGGCCGTCGTGGCCGCCGCCGCCCAGTCGTTCACCGTCCTGCTCGTCGCCCGGCTGGTGCAGGGCGTCGCGGCCGGGCTCTTCCCGCTCGCCATCGGCCTCCTGCGGGAGGGGTTCCCGGGGCGGTCGCTGGCGGGGCCCTCCGGGGTGCTGTCCGCGGCCTTCGGGACGGGCGGCGGCATCGGCATCCTGCTGGTCGGTGTCTTCGGTGACGGGGCCGCCGCCTTCCGGGGGCTGTTCGTCACGGCGGGCGTGCTGGCGGTCGTCCTGCTGCTGGCGGGCCTCGCGGTGCTGCCCGAGACCCCGCGCAGGGCCGGGACCCGGGTGGACATTCCCGGTCTCCTGCTGCTCAGCGCGGTGAGTGCCTGTCTGCTGCTGGCCCTCAGCCAGTACGGCAGGGAGGGGATCGGCTCGGCCACCGGGGCGCTGCTGCTGCTGGCCGGGGCGGCGGGCTGTGTGCTGCTCGTCCAGGTGGAGAGGCGCTCCGCGCAGCCCGCGATCGACACCCGGCTGCTCGGGCGGCGGCCGATCTGGACCCTCAACGTGGTGAGTCTGCTGACCGGTCTGGTGATGTTTCAGACCGGCATCCTGGCCCCGGTTCTCGCCGACGCCCCCCGCTCCACGGGCTACGGGCTGTCCGCCGACGGCGCGCTCACCGTGCTGGTGATGCTGCCGATGCAGGTCGCCGCCGTGACCGGCGGGCTGCTTTCGGGCTGGCTCCGGCAGTCCGGCCGGATGACGGCGCGGGCGGTGATGATCACGAGCACCGTGCTGTTCGCCGCCTCCCCCGCCGTGTTCGGCCTCATGACGGGCACGGCCGCCGGCCTGGCGCTGGGCACGGCACTGACCGGGCTGGGCACCGGGCTGCTGGGCGGCGCCATGGCCGAGCTGCTGACGCTGGCCTCACCGAGTGGTTCGACGGGGGTGACTGTCGGCATCAACAGCGTGCTCCGCAACCTCGGGGGCTCGTTCGGGGTGCAGGTCAGTTTCATGGTGCTGGCCGTGACGACGAGCACCGGTGGGTATCCGGCCGTCTCCTCGTACACGGCTGTCTTCGTGGGGGCCACCGTCCTGGCCGCCGCCGGCATCGCCGCGGCCCTGGCCTTCCCTCGTACGGCCGGGCAGCCGGAGGCGGAAGGTCCGATCAGCTCCGGACAGGTCACCCGCCCGATCCGGCCAACTACCTGA
- a CDS encoding LysR family transcriptional regulator: protein MFDLRRSDVALLQAVSDHGSLHAVERGGRMTQSSASRRLIKLERRLRTPLVSRSSTGTELTEAGHALLNAGRRLVGAIDFAMATSHHRTDSRERLPVVQFAVGTERAYGMARDLADRFPEAVFDVVPGDSRDVWQRFERYAVDAACGWETTRRPGLRRSEALVRNVVDEPQWVALPRDHPLARQETLDLHDLADAEWVATVGGDACDDQGWAFSLLSPAPRVSFTVRSQNAALELVGRGYGVALVSPLSPEPEHEPSLVLRPLRQRLVRRLTMAVDPLVVPLPLAHELCAWLRYGYAQRAAKRNPVYAASASFPPLAEGPGRPLRARPEAGASSPGARGPLPVLLSELHWTGPDSDNPFEAEHLHLLRVIDRIGSLNRAAATLLVTQPALTRRIHRLEKGCGLPLVYSTARGTSLSAAARRLLDCTGPAESRLDELVGRMRQIAAAQSAGVPAASPIGAPVAPPETPSRTAACAEERSNSVSASVTSPAR, encoded by the coding sequence ATGTTCGATCTTCGGCGTTCGGATGTGGCCTTGCTGCAAGCGGTCTCCGACCACGGGAGCCTGCACGCGGTGGAGCGGGGCGGCCGGATGACGCAGTCGTCGGCGAGCCGCCGCCTGATCAAGCTGGAGCGGCGGCTGCGCACTCCGCTCGTGTCGCGCAGTTCCACCGGGACCGAGCTCACCGAGGCCGGGCACGCCCTGCTGAACGCGGGACGGCGGCTGGTGGGCGCGATCGACTTCGCGATGGCCACCTCGCACCACCGCACCGATTCGCGGGAGCGGCTGCCGGTCGTGCAGTTCGCGGTGGGCACGGAACGGGCGTACGGCATGGCCCGTGACCTGGCGGACCGTTTCCCCGAAGCCGTGTTCGACGTCGTTCCGGGTGACAGCCGTGATGTCTGGCAGCGGTTCGAGCGGTACGCGGTCGACGCCGCCTGCGGCTGGGAGACCACCCGCAGGCCGGGGCTGCGGCGCAGCGAGGCGCTGGTGCGCAACGTCGTGGACGAGCCCCAGTGGGTGGCGCTGCCCCGGGACCATCCGCTCGCCCGGCAGGAGACGCTCGATCTGCACGACCTGGCCGACGCCGAGTGGGTGGCCACGGTGGGCGGCGACGCGTGCGACGACCAGGGGTGGGCCTTCTCCCTCCTGTCCCCCGCTCCCCGCGTCAGCTTCACCGTCCGCTCCCAGAACGCGGCCCTGGAGCTGGTCGGCCGCGGCTACGGCGTCGCGCTCGTCTCCCCCCTCTCCCCGGAGCCGGAGCACGAACCGAGCCTGGTGCTGCGCCCGTTGCGCCAGCGGCTGGTCCGGCGGCTGACGATGGCGGTGGACCCGCTCGTCGTCCCGCTGCCCCTCGCCCACGAGCTGTGCGCCTGGCTGCGGTACGGCTACGCGCAGCGCGCGGCGAAGCGCAATCCCGTGTACGCCGCCTCCGCCTCCTTCCCCCCGCTCGCCGAGGGGCCGGGGCGTCCGTTACGGGCCAGACCCGAGGCCGGCGCGTCCTCGCCGGGGGCCCGCGGGCCGCTGCCCGTCCTGCTGTCCGAACTCCACTGGACCGGACCGGACTCGGACAACCCCTTCGAGGCGGAGCACCTGCATCTGCTCCGGGTCATCGACCGGATCGGCAGCCTGAACCGGGCAGCCGCCACCCTCCTGGTCACCCAGCCCGCGCTGACCCGGCGCATCCACCGGCTGGAGAAGGGCTGCGGGCTGCCGCTGGTCTACAGCACCGCACGCGGTACGTCGCTGTCCGCCGCCGCCCGCAGGCTGCTGGACTGTACGGGGCCGGCCGAGAGCCGGCTCGACGAACTGGTCGGCCGTATGCGGCAGATCGCGGCGGCGCAGTCGGCCGGCGTCCCGGCCGCTTCCCCCATCGGCGCACCCGTCGCGCCCCCGGAAACCCCTTCCCGGACCGCCGCCTGCGCCGAGGAGCGCAGCAACTCCGTCAGCGCCTCGGTGACCTCGCCCGCCCGCTAG
- a CDS encoding HAD family hydrolase → MAGAGSVSAVIVDWGGVLTQSFNEAIEVWAAAEDVAAAEFDAVLGRLLGPDAVPDGGPNPFHRVERGELSVADFESVLAALLRRTDGTPVPAGGLVQRMFAPFAMDPVMTGLLRRVRAAGVPVALLSNSWGHRYDREGWDGLFDAVVISCEVGMRKPEPEIFRHTARLLGRGPEECVFVDDLGRNVRAASALGMATVHHRTAAETTAALTSLLSALRDDPVPRSCLEFPRGVAASGTAASGVVVSREGSAIAPSSALDSTAPDAAPSPALELQTGPSGRARSPRR, encoded by the coding sequence ATGGCGGGAGCGGGGTCCGTGTCGGCCGTGATCGTGGACTGGGGCGGCGTACTGACGCAGTCGTTCAACGAGGCGATCGAGGTGTGGGCCGCCGCCGAGGACGTCGCCGCCGCGGAGTTCGACGCGGTACTGGGTCGGTTGCTGGGGCCCGACGCGGTGCCGGACGGCGGACCCAACCCCTTCCACCGGGTCGAGCGGGGCGAGCTGTCCGTGGCGGACTTCGAGTCCGTGCTGGCCGCGCTCCTGCGGCGCACCGACGGGACGCCGGTACCGGCGGGGGGCCTGGTGCAGCGCATGTTCGCGCCCTTCGCCATGGACCCGGTCATGACCGGGCTGCTGCGCCGGGTGCGCGCTGCCGGGGTCCCCGTGGCGCTGCTTTCCAACTCCTGGGGCCACCGCTACGACCGCGAGGGCTGGGACGGGCTGTTCGACGCGGTGGTGATCTCCTGCGAGGTGGGGATGCGCAAGCCGGAGCCGGAGATCTTCCGGCACACAGCCCGCCTGCTGGGCCGCGGCCCCGAGGAGTGCGTGTTCGTGGACGACCTGGGCCGTAACGTGCGCGCCGCCTCGGCCCTGGGCATGGCCACCGTCCACCACCGCACGGCGGCGGAGACCACGGCCGCCCTCACCTCCCTGCTGAGCGCTCTCCGCGACGACCCGGTCCCTAGGTCCTGTCTGGAGTTCCCCCGCGGCGTCGCGGCGTCCGGCACCGCCGCCTCCGGCGTTGTCGTCAGTCGCGAGGGCTCCGCCATCGCTCCCTCCTCCGCCTTGGATTCGACGGCACCGGACGCCGCTCCTTCTCCCGCGCTGGAACTCCAGACAGGACCTAGCGGGCGGGCGAGGTCACCGAGGCGCTGA
- a CDS encoding phytanoyl-CoA dioxygenase family protein, with amino-acid sequence MPLRQSIADLSGELEERGVIQLDDLVPEPALDLMRRGCSDLIRRTEDMRYSTFGWQLESDGEGGGWAARAAGKECIPGKVRVVGMAHEHSPELAAVPELINLNEGLVRPLHGVAGDFYNTFLWAKPSEVGSEKPWHQDALFLKEEFYEKYEDVYTIWIAVDDAREDNGCLQFLPGSHRERIAYKPDGINQDDLFASPREPTLDIKKLWPELTPVTLPRRAGSAVLFGGFTAHTSAPNRTEDERRAVSYVYSLPRRDKGPRQDEGGAGAAR; translated from the coding sequence ATGCCCCTGCGCCAGTCGATCGCAGACCTCTCCGGCGAACTGGAGGAGCGCGGTGTCATCCAGCTCGACGACCTGGTGCCCGAACCAGCCCTCGATCTGATGCGCCGCGGCTGCTCGGATCTCATCCGGCGGACCGAGGACATGCGCTACAGCACCTTCGGATGGCAGCTGGAGTCGGACGGCGAGGGCGGCGGATGGGCCGCGCGCGCCGCCGGCAAGGAGTGCATCCCGGGCAAGGTACGCGTCGTGGGCATGGCCCACGAGCACTCGCCCGAACTGGCCGCCGTCCCGGAGCTGATCAACCTCAACGAGGGTCTGGTCCGCCCGCTGCACGGTGTCGCGGGCGACTTCTACAACACCTTCCTGTGGGCGAAGCCCTCCGAGGTCGGCTCGGAGAAGCCCTGGCACCAGGACGCCCTCTTCCTCAAGGAGGAGTTCTACGAGAAGTACGAGGACGTCTACACCATCTGGATCGCGGTGGACGACGCCCGCGAGGACAACGGCTGCCTCCAGTTCCTGCCCGGCTCGCACCGCGAGCGGATCGCGTACAAGCCGGACGGCATCAACCAGGACGACCTCTTCGCCTCGCCGCGTGAACCCACGCTCGACATCAAAAAGCTCTGGCCGGAACTGACCCCGGTCACACTCCCCCGGCGTGCCGGTTCCGCGGTGCTGTTCGGCGGTTTCACCGCGCACACCTCGGCCCCCAACCGCACCGAGGACGAGCGCCGGGCGGTCAGTTACGTCTACTCGCTCCCCCGGCGGGACAAGGGCCCACGGCAGGACGAGGGCGGCGCGGGCGCGGCCCGATGA
- a CDS encoding GNAT family N-acetyltransferase: protein MTAPAPGDRGAPGLVPLDPDAHTETVWRLARERDLAALGREETTRAWITGRLTAPGLDARRDARLLPGADGRPVGAVWLSSASGIAGWTVELVLGPDATADDGARLLEFAERRCGEQPAGGEGELSCFVSEGEQAARAALHSRGYGSPHPYYRMAVTLDDALPQPPDVPGAVVRHLDGERDFRTFHAVKNTAYAAEEAGKSEDGFDTWLEWWRTDPGVAPAQCALLEVDGTAVGFANITDRMLESRDAAYVRQIGVAPHARQRGLGSLLLLSVMHASRSRGRTAMVLTVDTANAPALALYQRLGWRVETRFDDFRRTVTR from the coding sequence ATGACGGCTCCCGCCCCCGGGGACCGCGGTGCGCCCGGCCTGGTCCCCCTCGATCCGGACGCCCACACGGAGACGGTCTGGCGGCTCGCCCGCGAGCGTGACCTCGCCGCGCTGGGCCGGGAGGAGACGACACGGGCCTGGATCACCGGCCGGCTGACCGCCCCGGGTCTGGACGCCCGGAGGGACGCCCGGCTGTTGCCTGGCGCCGACGGCAGGCCCGTGGGCGCGGTGTGGCTGAGCAGCGCGTCGGGGATCGCGGGGTGGACGGTGGAGCTGGTGCTCGGCCCTGACGCCACCGCCGACGACGGGGCGAGACTCCTTGAGTTCGCCGAGCGCCGCTGCGGCGAACAGCCGGCCGGGGGCGAGGGGGAGCTGTCCTGCTTCGTCTCGGAGGGCGAGCAGGCCGCCCGCGCCGCACTGCACAGCCGCGGTTACGGCTCCCCGCACCCGTACTACCGCATGGCGGTCACGCTGGACGACGCGCTCCCGCAGCCACCCGACGTGCCGGGTGCGGTGGTCCGCCACCTCGACGGCGAGCGGGACTTCCGCACCTTCCACGCGGTGAAGAACACGGCGTACGCCGCCGAGGAGGCGGGCAAGAGCGAGGACGGGTTCGACACCTGGCTGGAGTGGTGGCGCACTGACCCGGGCGTCGCTCCGGCGCAGTGCGCGCTCCTGGAGGTGGACGGCACGGCCGTCGGCTTCGCCAACATCACCGACCGCATGCTGGAAAGCCGCGACGCGGCGTACGTACGGCAGATCGGTGTCGCGCCGCATGCCCGGCAGCGGGGCCTGGGAAGTCTGCTGCTGCTGTCGGTGATGCACGCGTCACGGAGCCGGGGCCGTACGGCGATGGTCCTGACCGTGGACACCGCCAACGCTCCCGCGCTCGCCCTCTACCAGCGGCTGGGCTGGCGGGTGGAGACCCGCTTCGACGACTTCCGCCGTACGGTGACGCGCTGA
- a CDS encoding enoyl-CoA hydratase/isomerase family protein has product MVNQTSQSSESSESSVSNQSGESIACSKDDDGVLLAEFTGAHEQNPFSRARMRELTALMRDVDADDKVRCVLLYGGPGRSFGVGGDFNEVSMFTGGDEVNGWIDDITDLYATIAGISKPVVAAIDGYAIGVGLQIALCCDYRVGSENARLVMPELKVGIACNFGGFMLRYTVGTTVMQRMLYTCEEWPAQRALADGLLHEVRPVENTLGRALELSRTLARYTPEAVQGTRPRVNAPFVEGLERLRAEAKDSHRKAFAAGEAQVRMRRIIGQS; this is encoded by the coding sequence ATGGTGAATCAGACGTCACAGTCCAGCGAATCCAGCGAATCCAGCGTTTCCAACCAGTCCGGTGAGTCCATAGCGTGTTCCAAGGACGATGACGGTGTACTGCTCGCGGAATTCACGGGAGCGCATGAGCAGAACCCCTTCAGCCGGGCCCGGATGCGGGAACTCACCGCGCTGATGCGTGACGTCGACGCGGATGACAAGGTGCGGTGCGTCCTGCTGTACGGCGGGCCGGGGCGCTCCTTCGGCGTCGGCGGCGACTTCAACGAGGTCTCCATGTTCACCGGCGGCGACGAGGTGAACGGCTGGATCGACGACATCACCGACCTGTACGCGACGATCGCGGGGATCTCCAAGCCGGTCGTCGCCGCGATCGACGGCTACGCCATCGGGGTCGGCCTCCAGATCGCCCTGTGCTGCGACTACCGGGTGGGCAGCGAGAACGCCCGGCTCGTGATGCCGGAGCTGAAGGTGGGCATCGCCTGCAACTTCGGCGGATTCATGCTGCGGTACACCGTCGGCACCACCGTCATGCAGCGCATGCTCTACACCTGCGAGGAGTGGCCCGCCCAGCGGGCCCTCGCCGACGGCCTGCTCCACGAGGTGCGGCCGGTGGAGAACACGCTGGGCCGCGCGCTGGAACTGTCGCGCACCCTGGCGCGCTACACCCCGGAGGCGGTGCAGGGCACCCGGCCGCGGGTCAACGCACCGTTCGTGGAGGGGCTGGAGCGGCTCCGCGCCGAGGCCAAGGACTCGCACCGCAAGGCGTTCGCCGCGGGCGAGGCGCAGGTACGGATGCGCCGCATCATCGGACAGAGCTGA
- a CDS encoding sulfotransferase, producing the protein MAPLTIVLGTGRCGSTMLSDLVNEHRGVLSLSEFFACLDPWGFSAGELDGPAFWNLLSAPRLKPNTLMRKGVTVPEYRYPLGSGRYAAGDVPALSVMTLPPLTDDPDALLDRIRDEVTGWPVAPLPRQYLRLFTWWASLAGREVVIERSGAAQRFLPDLLTYFPEARFVHMYRHGPDCAVSMSRHPIFRLAVKIREMRKILGVDPYAVHDPDHPRQLPDDLRAFAPDTLDASALATAELPLERFGTMWSYSTGAVKHLAGIPGDRLLHISYDRIVADPVPELTRFGRFAGIPEPAAWATRVADRVDTGRTGASATLSPQQTEELHRACAPGMQRLAAFVGGAPRAG; encoded by the coding sequence GTGGCGCCACTCACCATCGTCCTGGGCACCGGCCGTTGCGGCTCCACCATGCTCTCGGACCTCGTGAACGAACACCGCGGGGTCCTCAGCCTCAGCGAGTTCTTCGCCTGTCTGGACCCCTGGGGTTTCTCGGCCGGGGAGCTCGACGGCCCGGCGTTCTGGAATCTGCTCAGCGCACCTCGTCTGAAGCCGAACACACTGATGCGCAAGGGTGTGACGGTCCCCGAGTACCGTTACCCGCTCGGCTCGGGCCGCTATGCCGCCGGAGACGTGCCCGCTCTGTCGGTGATGACACTGCCCCCGCTCACCGACGACCCGGACGCGCTGCTGGACCGCATCCGGGACGAGGTGACCGGCTGGCCGGTGGCCCCGCTCCCCCGCCAGTACCTCCGCCTCTTCACCTGGTGGGCCTCGCTCGCCGGCCGCGAGGTCGTGATCGAGCGCTCGGGTGCCGCACAGCGCTTCCTGCCCGATCTCCTCACCTACTTCCCCGAGGCCCGCTTCGTCCACATGTACCGGCACGGCCCCGACTGCGCGGTGTCGATGAGCCGCCACCCCATCTTCCGCCTGGCGGTGAAGATCAGGGAGATGCGCAAGATCCTGGGGGTGGACCCGTACGCGGTCCACGACCCGGATCACCCCCGGCAACTCCCCGACGACCTGCGCGCGTTCGCGCCGGACACCCTGGACGCCTCGGCGCTCGCGACCGCCGAGCTCCCGCTGGAGCGGTTCGGGACGATGTGGTCGTACAGCACCGGCGCGGTCAAACACCTCGCCGGCATCCCTGGGGACCGGCTGCTCCACATCTCCTACGACCGGATCGTGGCCGACCCGGTCCCGGAACTCACCCGCTTCGGCCGGTTCGCCGGCATCCCGGAACCGGCGGCCTGGGCGACCCGGGTCGCGGACCGGGTGGACACGGGCCGTACCGGAGCCTCCGCCACGCTCTCCCCCCAGCAGACCGAGGAACTGCACCGCGCCTGTGCTCCCGGCATGCAGCGCCTGGCCGCGTTCGTGGGCGGGGCACCACGCGCCGGCTGA
- a CDS encoding DUF1697 domain-containing protein, producing the protein MLYIAFLRGLNVPGRSVKMEDLRELFTEMGFASVRSYIQTGNVFFESEEEDREVLGATIRRGLGEALGFEVAVCLRTVPELEALVALDPFKDVTVTEDMRCCVVFTTERIDPGLELPLMSPKKDIEIVSTQPYEAFVVWHLTGGRAPAAKGFQERVLGKDATVRFFHTVGKILAAAKKG; encoded by the coding sequence GTGCTGTACATCGCGTTTCTGCGTGGCCTGAACGTTCCCGGCCGTTCGGTGAAGATGGAGGATCTGCGCGAGCTGTTCACCGAGATGGGCTTCGCGTCCGTCCGTAGCTACATCCAGACCGGGAACGTCTTCTTCGAATCGGAGGAGGAAGACCGGGAGGTGCTGGGCGCGACCATTCGCCGGGGCCTGGGCGAGGCCCTCGGGTTCGAGGTGGCCGTCTGTCTGCGTACGGTTCCCGAGCTGGAGGCGCTGGTCGCGCTCGACCCGTTCAAGGACGTCACGGTCACCGAGGACATGCGCTGTTGTGTCGTGTTCACGACCGAGCGCATCGACCCGGGGCTGGAACTGCCGCTGATGTCGCCCAAGAAGGACATCGAGATCGTCAGCACCCAGCCGTACGAGGCGTTCGTCGTCTGGCATCTGACCGGCGGCAGGGCGCCAGCCGCCAAGGGCTTCCAGGAACGGGTTCTCGGCAAGGACGCGACGGTCCGGTTCTTCCATACCGTCGGGAAGATCCTCGCCGCGGCGAAGAAGGGCTGA